From Bacillus sp. SM2101:
CAGTAAATGAAATTTCATAGTCTCCGCTATTTTGCACAGTGATGGAACCATCACCAGGATTAAGAGTTGTCATATTAGAAGGACCTGGCATATTATATCCGCCTGGTGGAACAATTGGTTCCTGATCATCTTGTGAAAATGGATCTTGATCATCTCTTAAAACACCATATGATAAGATACTAGGTGGTCCTGGTGGTCCCTGTGGTCCCTGTGGTCCTTGAGGTGGTGGTGGAACGACTCTACATTTACAATCTTTGTCCTTACCATACATATTTTTCACCTCCAAAATATTATTCTACTTATGTATATGGTATTTTTAAATATTTGCTTGGACAAACGTTTGTATTTAGTAACAGCTTTAATCATTGTACATACAATATAACAAGTCTTTTAAATACATTTTTCAACTCCGCCTCTTTTCTAGGTCCTTGGAAAGGAGGTTACATATTTGGATTGATAGAGTTCGTGAATTAAAGACTAAAGCTGAAGTTTTATCAACAGCTTCTTTGTATACCTAAGATAATTGAATTACCTGTAGTGAAAGAAATCCAAAATCTACTGACCTAAATGCATAGAGCAAAACTGATATTAAATGTTGATATAGTACAAGAGAAGAAACTTATTGGTGTCCAACACCATCCTGCCCAGAACCACGTATTAGAGATAAATCTGACCATTAAGTAAACATTTGAAAATTTATCTATTACTATACAAAACGTGGTATCCAAGGTGGTGGAATTCGATAGTTAGAATCATTGAAATTATTATTTTGGTGTAACCCCCCTCATAGTTAACAACTGTTGTAACTCTTGCATTGTTTGTGGTTGTCTTTCTACAACTAACCTTACAAGTGAAGGGTTAGATTGTAATTTCAATGCTTCTGCTTTTTTGTATCTATTTGTACCACTTTTTGAGTATCATATTTCAATACCAATTGATTTACGGTTTCCTACTCCGTATTGACCGTCACCACAATGCCAAGCGTTACGATTAATTGGAACTTTGTCATCTATCGCATAATGGAATGACACTTCATAATTATTGCCTATCATATACTCAATTTCATTTTCTGCAGGAGCATCATTTGCAGTATTATGGATAGTGATATACTCAGCATTCATCGTATATAGGCATTTAAGTTTATGTTTATTTTTAGATACTAGGTTTTTGCGTACTGGAATCATTTGTGCTCACCATCTTTATTCTCTGGATAAATAACTTCTCTTCTTTTATTAGATCTGTCTGTTTTCGCTTTGATTTCAGATACTACACTTTCTACAACTTTAATTGGCACCCATTTTCCCCACCCAGCACGTTCAAAATTTCAGCCGCACTCATTAAAGTTTGATAAATCAGATCTCCAGTTATTAAAGAGAAAAACATGCCAATTTCAATTTCGTACAGAATAAAAGTGGTTGATAAAGCTTGGTCAACAATGTTCCCTAGTACTGGTAATAAAAACATAACTAACGTTCTGTAAATTCCTGATTTCCCATACTCAGACGTGTACGTCCCATCAATTTTTGATGCTCTAATTCCACTTACCCAATCTAATACTGTAACGAGTGCTAACATTGCAATAAAAATTAAATTACCTACCCCATACAAGAAATTTAGTGCAGTTCCAATAGGGTCTAATTTTATAAATCCCGCTGAAAAGTTTTTAATTAAATTCATGTTATCCCCTCTTTTTCTCCATAATTAAAAGCCCTTGTGACAGGGCTTGAATTTTTTTATTAAACATATTGGGTATTGAGTCGATAACTGTTTAATATCTCTTCAACGATAGATCCATAAAACTGATTAATCAAAAAAACTTGTTATTCCACAATATGGCCCTAAAATGAATAATGGCACATATCTATATTTCAGATATGCGCCAAACCGTAGAAGATTAAGAAGTTAAATGAAGTCTAAAATTCTAATATCAAACTCGTCAATATATCTAACTTCTTCTCTACCTCTTATTTCCGTAGACATATTTTTCTACTTCTACTTCCTCTTCAGCGAGATATTTCTCCCAAAGACGAGCAAATTCACCTTTAGCATTATGAAGTGCCTCAAAAGTACCTTCCTCAACGATTTCACCCTGCTTAAATACATATACGTAATCAAAATGTCTCACAAGGTGTAATCTATGGAGAACACTAATCACACTTCTATCAGATAAATGTTCAAATAAACGCTTAAATATTGTCATCTCTACTGCAGGATCTACATTAGAAGTAGGTTCATCTAGAAGAATAATCTCACTATCTTTTATAGAATAAATTCCTCTGGCTAAAGCTAACCTTTGTTTTTCACCACCAGATAAATTCACACCTTTTTCTCGTACATCACTTTCAAGACCATGCGGCAATCTTGCTACAACTTCTTTAAATCCCGAAATTCGCAAGGCATTCTCAACTTCTATTTCACTACCTGGCATTCCCATCGTTATATTGTAATGAATGTTATTTTCAAAAATCTCAGGTTCTTGTGGGATGAGCGTTGTGATTGTTGAAAGTGAAGTAACGGGTAGATTCGAACCATCCTCTTTTGTCAGTGTTCCTTCCTCAACAGGTGTTAGTCCACGCAATACTTTCAGTAATGTACTTTTTCCTGCGCCACTTGCACCAACAAATGCTACCTTTTTACCCTTTTCTATGTTTATTGATACATCTTTTAAATGATATTTCCCACCTCCATATGAGAAGTGGAGTGAATTCAAGTTAAGTTGCTTCCATTGATCAAGATTAGTACCAATATCTTCATTTGTTTTCGCCTTTTCATCTAAGATAGGCTTTATAGCTTCAAAATCCGTTTTCCAGTGAATGACTTGTTCATAATCCCCTGAATAAAATTGGAATGATGACATGCATTGGTGTAAATAAAAGAAAATGACTGTTACAGAACCAATCATGATTACACTACCAGCTTGTTTCTGAGAGTATATGTAATAAAAAATTACTCCAACATCAAGTGATATCATGATGAGTGCTGCAATGAAACATTTTATATGTGTAATGTAATTCTCTTTCACTAAATGCGGAAATGCGCGATTAATACGCTCATCAATATCTTTTTGTGCTGATTTGCCTAGTCTTAACATTATGATGGTTGTGATATTACTAACATAATCATGTAATCCTGCTGCAACATTATGAAATTTATCATTCTGTGCACGATATTCTGGGATTGATAAGTTATATAATTTTTTCGTGATAACCACTAATGTCAATCCACTGATTACAGCTAATACAGAGATTATGGGAGAAATTGTCCATAAAATAATCAATGGCACCCAAAAGTTCATAAAAAACTGAATATACATAGATTGAGATTGACCAAAATTATATAATCCATCTGCCGCTTTGTTCACTCTATCAATGACCGCTCCTGAATGATTGTCTGAATGCCAACTTAGAGGTAACGACTGAAGGTGGCTATACATCGAATTTACAAAACGTTTTCGATTGCGAAACGCAACAAATCTTTCTATAAAACGTGCACTTCTATGGAATATTTCAAATACAAAAAAACACAATAGATAGAATCCTAACCAAGTCATAACTTCTCTTACTACAGTAGATTCATTTCTCTGTAGTGCATTTAAGACCATGGAAAAAGCAAAAGGTTTACCTAATTCACCTAACATAGAAATTGCATGCAAGGTCAAGTAAACTACAATTTTCCATCGTTCTCGATCAGCGTATAACCAAAGCTGTCTAAACATATTGAAATATTCCATCACAAACCCTCCCCATTAAAGGATTGAGGATTTGAGTTAGTTCCTTTACCAATTGCTCTCTTGTAAAATGT
This genomic window contains:
- a CDS encoding phage holin family protein, encoding MNLIKNFSAGFIKLDPIGTALNFLYGVGNLIFIAMLALVTVLDWVSGIRASKIDGTYTSEYGKSGIYRTLVMFLLPVLGNIVDQALSTTFILYEIEIGMFFSLITGDLIYQTLMSAAEILNVLGGENGCQLKL
- a CDS encoding ABC transporter ATP-binding protein: MEYFNMFRQLWLYADRERWKIVVYLTLHAISMLGELGKPFAFSMVLNALQRNESTVVREVMTWLGFYLLCFFVFEIFHRSARFIERFVAFRNRKRFVNSMYSHLQSLPLSWHSDNHSGAVIDRVNKAADGLYNFGQSQSMYIQFFMNFWVPLIILWTISPIISVLAVISGLTLVVITKKLYNLSIPEYRAQNDKFHNVAAGLHDYVSNITTIIMLRLGKSAQKDIDERINRAFPHLVKENYITHIKCFIAALIMISLDVGVIFYYIYSQKQAGSVIMIGSVTVIFFYLHQCMSSFQFYSGDYEQVIHWKTDFEAIKPILDEKAKTNEDIGTNLDQWKQLNLNSLHFSYGGGKYHLKDVSINIEKGKKVAFVGASGAGKSTLLKVLRGLTPVEEGTLTKEDGSNLPVTSLSTITTLIPQEPEIFENNIHYNITMGMPGSEIEVENALRISGFKEVVARLPHGLESDVREKGVNLSGGEKQRLALARGIYSIKDSEIILLDEPTSNVDPAVEMTIFKRLFEHLSDRSVISVLHRLHLVRHFDYVYVFKQGEIVEEGTFEALHNAKGEFARLWEKYLAEEEVEVEKYVYGNKR